The following nucleotide sequence is from Spartinivicinus poritis.
TGGCCATATTTTAAAGATATTTTTATAAATACTAACTTACTAGATGAACAATTTAAGTTCAAAGAGGAGAAGTCAATAATAAAAGCTTACAGTATGCTAAAAACAGCTTTTAATTCCAAGTATGAATACAGTCTAATAACTATTAATTTAGTTCTTGGCCTTTCACCAGAGACAATAATTTTTGATAATGATATCAATTTGAGTGATATAGAATTAAACACCATTAATGATACTATATTAGCTTTAATTTATAGATTTAAATACTTTAATAATATTTCTGTAGAAACTTTCAAAGACTTATTCATCCAAAGGAATGGATTTATTAATAAGATAGGAGTTGGTTGGAAAACCACTATTGAAAGAAAAGCACAAGATATATTAATAGATAAACTTCCTTGGCAGATAAATAGCATAAAATTGCCATGGTTAGAATATGAAATAACAACTGAATGGAAATAAATATAATGGTAACAATATGTCTATCTCTGATATAAAAGTAGCTTTAGATGATGTTTTAATTAATTATATAGAATACCAAAATAAAGGTTTTTATGACAAATATGAGATTGAAACTATTTATAATAATTTATTAGAAGTAATACAAAGAAATCAAAGGCTAATGATTATTAAAAATAAGTTTTGCGTCGATGACCTTTATATGCTTTTATTTTTATTAGTTTTACATCCACAAATTAGTACCGAGTCGAGTAGTATATATTTTAATATAAACCAAGATAAAAATACCCTTCCTACTATTGGGCTATTGATATCTATCATAAAATTTTATAAAAATCACTATATAATACTAACAAAAGACCATAGCTTATTTAAGTGGCGTATTTTATTAACTGAAAACTATAGTTTTTCTCACAATAAATATATAAATATTTCAAATGAAGTATTTAATTTTATTATATCAAATGACGTCCCTGGTCATGATATAAATAATTGTTTAGTTGATATAAAACCAAGTGAGCATGAATTTATTCCATACCCTTATATAACTAATTATATAAGGAACGATTTACTCTTGAAAAACATAAATTTAATTCACTTTATCGGGAAAAATGGTTATGGTAAAAAATCTCACTCTAAATATTTAATAAAAAAATCAGGAAAAAAAATATTTCTTTTTAACGAAAAAAAATTTTTCGGGTACAAAGAAAAAGAAGATGTTTTTATTGATATACTAACATTTTCTAATCTATATAATTCATGTATTTTTTTAGAATCATGGCAAGATTTAATCAATGAAAATAGTGTTTTTATTACATATATAGTAGAATGGCTTAGATTTTCCAACTGCACATTATTTTTATCCAGTTATAAAAAATGTGAGTTGCCAAACGAATTTTATTTGTTAAATCATAATATTATTGAAATACATAAACCAGATAAAAATTTAAGAAAAGTGATCTTACAAAGTATGTGTAATACATATCTAGATAAAAATCTATTAAAAATAGATTTTGACTATATTTGCAGATATTACACATCGTTCCCAGGAAATATGTTTAAAGCTTGCATGGATTTAGCATTATTACAAAAAAATAAATCCAGATTAATTAATACTACAGATTTCATTACAACTTATATCAATTTATTACCAAATAACCTTAAAGACCTAGCTACAATAGTAAAGCCTAAATATAAGCTAGAAGACTTGGTTTTGCCTTCAAAAATAAAAGAACAGCTTATCGAAATAGAAATAA
It contains:
- a CDS encoding ATP-binding protein, whose protein sequence is MSISDIKVALDDVLINYIEYQNKGFYDKYEIETIYNNLLEVIQRNQRLMIIKNKFCVDDLYMLLFLLVLHPQISTESSSIYFNINQDKNTLPTIGLLISIIKFYKNHYIILTKDHSLFKWRILLTENYSFSHNKYINISNEVFNFIISNDVPGHDINNCLVDIKPSEHEFIPYPYITNYIRNDLLLKNINLIHFIGKNGYGKKSHSKYLIKKSGKKIFLFNEKKFFGYKEKEDVFIDILTFSNLYNSCIFLESWQDLINENSVFITYIVEWLRFSNCTLFLSSYKKCELPNEFYLLNHNIIEIHKPDKNLRKVILQSMCNTYLDKNLLKIDFDYICRYYTSFPGNMFKACMDLALLQKNKSRLINTTDFITTYINLLPNNLKDLATIVKPKYKLEDLVLPSKIKEQLIEIEIIQKNKNKCNKFIKGKKGLICLLSGPPGTGKTMAASALANLLYKPLYRVDISSTISKWIGETEKNLASLFDEAEKHEAMLFFDEADAIFSKRTSVKSSHDKNANIGISYLLQRVELFNGILILATNYKGNIDKAFMRRVDFSIELPKPEFDERLKLWRTVWSSKVTLTKDIDLVKLAKNFEISPSYIVNISDYSTFLAMEDSIDNENIVVKAIHITKALQRELQKTDDTYLTQEWIPSQIFN